One genomic segment of Clostridium saccharoperbutylacetonicum N1-4(HMT) includes these proteins:
- a CDS encoding diguanylate cyclase, with protein MRTINNKYLIEDELPSEENFSNYIVSHLEKNENYVLCVLKNDFTYEKTRDYLLSKFETIKKLNFENVTNVIKVEIIYGMNGIKLDKPQYGYLMENIRTKIDTQNYIRKCNTREKLNIFMEICSAINTLNMKGYIFDDITLKDIKLIPIPNNNVKIKIKNLLQNELKKFNLINYFPYKYNVDKNNKKSLEKNNTIQVINLFNAIFSEEDFENELRELRYIQTLNNQINIAFDIKYIMNDINNKMKTNYSFFVKDALNTINTNLDLIGMEEEIKIIEKNLQRVLMRKENNKIISFNGEDGSGKSRFLREIKYRIENKYFIDAVYIENINNSSISKEELYNNLLNNLLSKSDTNLKDKYEVYIKKFISILSETETTNKENRQTLQLINRIGRFIYEYTMTKPLIVLIDDLDQKDDVFKLLIRYITLLENNLQNVIILFSMNESRSDKKFLDYIKELRELGEYEEYKINYFNQYDTTKMIKGMLNTNQEFSKLETKVYSETLGNPQYISGVIKELYDNHNLYFDETLGRWEINVSVNDILIPKYLEQKLEENISILNEAEIDILKKLSIFENPLSEKIILENIITEQNQINIYRFLKFKRFFIDKISDQGILVGFSNNLLRNILYLKLEEDQKVEMHKNASVFLEKILFNTDYYIEELLIHLERSNNFEKAYFYAVKYAKALEVSGDHLKAISYYKKILKYPNSINNTKIAINIAMIYEKNSDHIKSFEYLDKANQFAIENDEMEDQIYTLLEMIIIKINNITDMDTSIDYSLKCIRRLLNLKFYAKGEVYYYFALALKYRLENNTLKVVSNVEKALFICKENKIKEDVYGWITLTLVTVKIREGDFAKAKEICIQANEIFIYNSNINGQLYSKLYYATICKEEGYPNEEVFKQYLEISKLSNKFKSYKKEILSLIYISEIYAEEKKYEQAEEYLLKALRREREEEIYSYSFSICNRLCLVYIKSGKINLAVKYYRLTRQMQKGLKLLGEDIIRANYTYALYNSMICNYDASYKYLKEIYKQIYNLKNQQNKVMICECYEIMLYKCKNERSIKFLYEKLNDKINNLGNSELEIEIRVRTIKRIFSLGYIEFAKKLFFEIDNYPKDYNIEGLYIFLELNFKNKNFYNYLINKGLRICSYINNEEIKADLFSVIGEKYNELNCYLLAMNYYYEAITGYINSINSLPKSDKLSYINKSNFLKTRRLFLECLNMNLGLKNKFKEFKEVNKGKAAVEILNELEISNILSNEAVFKLAEELYEKSYYNDLNDVFKVFQQFSSDTISNIKNVLKYMARVTLADKAMIVTENNENMNNVICTYRVNEEDEINRYISVNIDSEDDIFIISNNDIRLYQFDNEILKSRIKAFLYMKIRNTEKHINSNSEINARLILTTNNAINNINPRSVEIIQELKPFLIYLLEKHNLTITSTLDKLTGTYNRKYFEEALIFLLEDARSEKSELAVIMFDIDDFKGINDKYGHQTGDEVLIKLIKEVKKCMDKKDVIGRYGGEEFILLLPNVNKEKAISIAEKIRNTVEVAKILGDKRNVTISIGIAMSANEDINCEEIIERADQALYQAKHEGKNRVILWKKNYGVKNNINNELTGVMSGNAAKDYHLAVILKDIANIVKAKEDKEVKINKFISKVMEIIECDSATVFCINHNKITNMYSKSRNDENVDADEKFNFKLIYKVIEDGNGVFLIDWVNMDNYTYHGIPDWKSVCVVPVICNGEILSVIYLSVSVNKKEFSCSDYNLLTFLSEVGVSIF; from the coding sequence ATGAGAACGATAAACAATAAGTATCTAATTGAAGATGAATTGCCTTCAGAGGAGAACTTTTCTAATTATATAGTAAGTCATTTAGAGAAGAATGAAAACTATGTTTTATGTGTTTTGAAAAATGACTTTACATATGAAAAGACAAGAGACTATTTATTAAGTAAATTTGAAACTATAAAAAAATTGAATTTTGAAAATGTTACCAATGTTATTAAAGTTGAAATAATTTATGGTATGAATGGTATAAAATTAGATAAACCTCAATATGGATATTTAATGGAGAATATACGAACAAAAATAGATACACAAAATTATATTAGAAAATGTAATACTAGAGAAAAGTTAAATATATTCATGGAAATATGTTCGGCTATTAATACGTTGAATATGAAAGGTTATATATTTGATGATATTACATTAAAAGATATAAAATTAATCCCTATTCCAAATAATAACGTTAAAATTAAGATTAAAAATTTATTGCAAAATGAATTGAAAAAATTTAATTTAATTAATTATTTTCCCTATAAATATAATGTTGATAAAAATAATAAGAAAAGTTTAGAGAAAAATAATACTATACAAGTTATAAATTTGTTCAATGCTATATTTTCAGAAGAGGATTTTGAAAACGAATTGAGGGAGTTAAGATATATACAAACCCTTAATAATCAAATAAATATAGCCTTTGATATAAAATATATAATGAATGATATTAACAATAAAATGAAGACAAATTACAGCTTCTTTGTAAAAGATGCTTTAAATACTATTAATACTAATTTAGATTTAATAGGAATGGAAGAAGAAATCAAGATTATAGAAAAAAATCTACAAAGAGTATTAATGAGAAAAGAAAATAATAAAATTATATCTTTTAATGGTGAAGATGGAAGTGGAAAAAGTAGATTTTTAAGGGAAATTAAGTATAGGATTGAAAACAAATATTTTATTGATGCAGTATATATTGAAAATATAAATAATTCAAGTATAAGTAAAGAAGAATTATATAATAATCTGTTAAATAATTTATTAAGTAAAAGTGATACTAATTTAAAGGATAAATATGAAGTTTACATTAAAAAATTTATATCAATTTTATCAGAAACAGAAACAACAAATAAAGAAAATAGGCAGACGTTGCAATTAATAAATAGAATTGGAAGATTTATTTATGAATATACAATGACAAAGCCTCTTATAGTATTGATAGATGATTTAGATCAAAAAGATGATGTTTTTAAATTACTTATTAGGTATATTACTTTATTAGAAAATAATTTGCAAAATGTTATTATACTTTTTTCTATGAATGAGAGTAGAAGTGATAAAAAGTTTTTAGATTATATTAAAGAATTAAGAGAATTGGGAGAATATGAAGAATATAAAATAAACTATTTTAATCAATATGACACAACTAAAATGATTAAAGGAATGTTGAATACTAATCAGGAATTTAGTAAATTGGAGACAAAGGTATACTCAGAAACACTTGGTAATCCACAATACATTAGTGGAGTAATAAAAGAACTTTATGATAATCATAATTTGTATTTTGATGAAACACTTGGGAGATGGGAAATTAATGTAAGTGTTAATGATATACTAATACCAAAGTATTTAGAACAAAAACTAGAAGAGAATATTTCAATACTGAATGAAGCGGAAATTGATATTTTGAAGAAATTATCAATATTTGAAAATCCTTTATCTGAAAAGATAATACTTGAAAATATAATTACAGAGCAAAATCAAATAAATATATATAGATTTCTAAAATTTAAAAGATTTTTTATAGATAAGATAAGCGATCAAGGGATACTTGTGGGGTTTTCAAATAATTTGTTAAGGAATATATTATATTTAAAATTAGAAGAAGATCAGAAAGTAGAAATGCATAAAAATGCATCTGTATTTCTTGAAAAGATTTTATTCAATACAGATTATTATATTGAAGAACTTTTAATACACTTAGAAAGAAGTAATAATTTTGAAAAAGCATACTTTTATGCAGTAAAATATGCTAAAGCATTAGAGGTATCAGGAGATCATTTGAAGGCTATTTCATACTATAAAAAAATTTTAAAATATCCTAATTCTATCAATAATACTAAGATAGCAATAAATATTGCAATGATTTATGAAAAAAATTCAGACCATATAAAAAGTTTCGAGTATTTAGATAAAGCAAATCAGTTTGCAATAGAAAATGATGAAATGGAAGATCAAATCTATACATTACTTGAAATGATAATCATAAAAATAAATAATATTACTGATATGGATACAAGTATAGATTATTCTTTAAAATGTATAAGAAGGTTACTTAATTTAAAGTTCTATGCAAAAGGAGAAGTATATTACTATTTTGCACTTGCTTTAAAATATAGGTTGGAAAATAACACTCTAAAAGTAGTAAGTAATGTAGAAAAAGCCTTATTTATATGTAAGGAAAACAAAATAAAAGAAGATGTATATGGATGGATCACACTTACTCTTGTGACAGTTAAAATTAGAGAAGGAGATTTTGCTAAGGCAAAAGAAATTTGTATACAAGCAAATGAAATATTTATTTATAATAGTAATATTAATGGTCAATTGTATAGTAAATTGTATTATGCCACTATTTGCAAGGAAGAAGGATATCCTAATGAAGAGGTTTTTAAGCAATACTTGGAGATATCAAAATTAAGTAATAAATTTAAAAGTTATAAGAAGGAAATATTAAGTTTAATTTATATTTCTGAAATATATGCGGAAGAAAAGAAATATGAGCAGGCAGAGGAATATTTATTAAAAGCATTAAGGAGAGAAAGAGAAGAGGAAATTTATTCATATTCGTTTAGCATTTGTAATAGGCTTTGCTTAGTATATATAAAATCAGGAAAAATAAATTTAGCTGTAAAATACTATAGGCTAACAAGGCAAATGCAGAAGGGATTGAAACTTTTAGGAGAAGATATTATAAGAGCTAATTATACTTATGCATTGTATAATTCTATGATTTGTAATTATGATGCTTCATATAAATATTTAAAAGAAATATATAAACAAATATATAATCTTAAAAATCAGCAGAATAAAGTTATGATCTGTGAATGCTATGAAATTATGTTGTACAAGTGCAAAAATGAAAGAAGTATCAAATTTTTGTATGAGAAATTAAATGATAAAATTAATAATTTAGGGAATTCGGAATTAGAAATTGAAATAAGGGTAAGAACAATAAAACGAATTTTTTCCTTAGGATATATAGAGTTTGCCAAAAAGTTATTTTTTGAAATAGATAATTACCCTAAAGATTATAATATAGAAGGGCTATATATATTTTTAGAACTTAATTTTAAAAATAAGAATTTTTATAATTATTTGATAAATAAAGGTCTAAGGATATGTTCATATATTAACAATGAAGAAATAAAAGCAGATTTATTTTCTGTAATTGGAGAAAAATATAATGAACTTAATTGTTATCTATTAGCAATGAATTACTATTATGAAGCTATAACAGGATATATTAACTCAATTAATTCTTTACCTAAAAGTGATAAATTATCATATATAAATAAAAGTAATTTTCTAAAGACTCGTCGCTTATTTTTAGAATGCCTGAATATGAATTTGGGTTTGAAAAATAAGTTTAAGGAGTTTAAGGAAGTTAACAAAGGCAAAGCAGCAGTTGAAATATTAAATGAATTAGAAATAAGTAATATATTAAGTAATGAAGCAGTATTTAAGTTAGCTGAAGAACTATATGAAAAAAGTTATTATAATGATCTAAATGACGTATTTAAAGTATTTCAGCAATTTTCAAGTGATACTATTAGTAATATAAAAAATGTACTTAAATATATGGCAAGAGTAACATTAGCTGATAAGGCAATGATTGTGACAGAAAATAATGAAAATATGAATAATGTTATTTGCACATATAGAGTTAATGAGGAAGATGAGATAAATAGATATATTTCTGTAAATATTGATTCAGAAGATGATATTTTTATAATTTCTAATAATGATATTAGGCTTTATCAATTTGACAATGAAATTTTGAAGAGTAGAATAAAAGCTTTTCTTTATATGAAAATTAGAAATACTGAGAAGCATATTAATAGTAATTCAGAAATTAATGCAAGGTTAATTTTGACTACTAATAATGCAATTAATAATATTAACCCTAGATCTGTAGAAATTATTCAAGAACTAAAACCATTTTTGATTTATTTATTAGAAAAACATAATCTTACTATAACTTCAACTTTAGATAAGCTCACAGGCACATATAACAGAAAGTACTTTGAGGAAGCATTGATTTTTTTATTAGAAGATGCTAGAAGTGAGAAAAGTGAACTAGCTGTTATTATGTTTGATATTGATGATTTTAAGGGAATAAATGATAAGTATGGTCATCAAACAGGTGATGAGGTATTAATTAAATTAATAAAAGAAGTTAAAAAGTGCATGGATAAAAAAGATGTAATTGGAAGATATGGAGGGGAAGAATTTATATTATTATTACCGAATGTTAATAAAGAAAAAGCTATTAGCATTGCAGAAAAAATTAGAAATACTGTGGAAGTTGCAAAGATTTTAGGAGATAAAAGAAATGTCACAATAAGTATTGGAATAGCAATGAGCGCAAATGAAGATATAAATTGCGAAGAGATTATAGAAAGAGCTGATCAAGCATTATATCAAGCAAAACACGAAGGGAAAAATAGAGTTATTCTTTGGAAAAAAAATTATGGAGTAAAGAATAATATTAATAATGAATTAACAGGTGTTATGTCAGGTAATGCAGCAAAAGATTACCATTTAGCAGTGATTCTTAAGGATATAGCAAACATAGTTAAAGCTAAAGAAGATAAAGAAGTTAAAATAAATAAATTTATTTCAAAAGTTATGGAAATTATTGAATGTGATTCAGCTACAGTATTTTGTATCAACCATAATAAAATAACAAATATGTATAGTAAATCAAGAAATGATGAAAATGTTGATGCAGACGAAAAATTTAATTTTAAACTCATATACAAAGTTATTGAGGATGGAAATGGAGTATTCTTAATAGACTGGGTTAATATGGATAATTATACTTACCATGGTATTCCAGATTGGAAATCTGTCTGTGTAGTTCCAGTTATATGTAACGGAGAAATTCTTTCAGTAATATATCTTTCGGTATCTGTAAACAAAAAAGAATTTAGTTGTAGTGATTATAATTTGTTAACTTTCCTATCTGAAGTTGGTGTTTCAATTTTTTAA
- a CDS encoding polysaccharide deacetylase family protein — translation MNLSNYLKKFISFTLILIFIISYQNITVSKVYATEKKVIYLTFDDGPAGKVTKDTLDILKEESVPATFFLIGEQIKGQEDLIKRIYSEGHALGLHSMSHNRNHLYRSNDLFLKEMLDTQDVINSIVGLKPQIVRFPFGCNNNCYKISQSMVDLLHKNNLKIYDWNTDSGDGAHPSANPNLFIKNSKSDKDTVVLLMHCAYMSKNSVKALPTIIKYYKDNGYEFKKIDENTPEVYHIMKK, via the coding sequence ATGAATTTATCAAATTATCTAAAAAAATTTATTTCATTTACTCTAATTCTAATATTTATAATCAGTTATCAAAACATAACTGTTTCAAAGGTTTATGCTACTGAGAAAAAAGTAATTTATTTAACTTTTGATGATGGCCCTGCTGGAAAAGTAACAAAAGACACTTTAGATATATTAAAAGAAGAGTCTGTACCTGCAACCTTCTTTCTAATAGGAGAACAAATTAAAGGTCAAGAAGATTTAATCAAAAGAATTTATTCTGAAGGCCATGCGCTAGGGCTTCACAGTATGAGCCATAACCGTAACCACCTTTATAGATCAAATGATTTATTTCTAAAGGAAATGCTTGATACTCAAGATGTAATAAATTCTATAGTTGGATTAAAACCTCAAATAGTGAGATTTCCTTTTGGTTGTAACAACAATTGTTATAAAATTTCACAATCTATGGTTGATTTATTACATAAAAATAATTTAAAGATATATGATTGGAATACTGATAGTGGTGATGGAGCACATCCAAGTGCTAATCCTAATTTGTTTATTAAAAATTCTAAAAGTGATAAAGACACTGTAGTATTATTAATGCATTGTGCCTATATGAGTAAAAATTCTGTAAAAGCATTGCCAACTATAATTAAATACTATAAAGATAATGGTTATGAATTTAAGAAAATTGATGAAAACACACCAGAAGTGTATCATATCATGAAAAAGTAA
- a CDS encoding tryptophan transporter: MNTRKMVTNAILIAVGAILHQLTPLLGVPMQPDLSLAMLFIIIVYNKDYKTTLVCGIIVGVFAALTTKTPGGQLPNILDKLITSNIVYLMLIPLRERFNKLTQISILLPVGTLISGTVFLSLLMVLGGLPMSQFGTLFITVVVTTAVLNVIIGVVLFKIVDRTVGVTGAYAIK, encoded by the coding sequence ATGAATACAAGAAAAATGGTTACAAATGCAATTTTAATAGCAGTAGGTGCAATCTTACATCAACTTACTCCTTTATTAGGAGTACCAATGCAACCTGATTTATCTTTAGCTATGTTATTTATTATAATAGTATATAATAAGGATTATAAAACTACTTTAGTATGTGGTATTATAGTTGGGGTATTTGCTGCATTAACTACTAAAACGCCAGGTGGACAGTTACCAAATATATTAGATAAATTAATAACTTCTAATATTGTGTACCTAATGTTAATTCCATTAAGAGAAAGATTTAATAAGTTAACTCAAATAAGCATATTATTACCGGTTGGTACTTTGATTAGTGGTACAGTATTTTTATCATTATTAATGGTTCTTGGAGGATTACCAATGAGCCAGTTTGGAACTTTATTTATAACTGTTGTTGTTACTACAGCAGTATTGAATGTAATAATTGGTGTTGTATTGTTTAAGATTGTTGATAGAACTGTTGGAGTTACTGGAGCTTATGCTATTAAATAG
- a CDS encoding putative bifunctional diguanylate cyclase/phosphodiesterase — MKDCIDMIMTELELNYSNIINLDSDSGINIIWDPSEAKLIVDEKIVDIIYEFDIENYELEQLLKYINEDDKENVLNFFTQDLEKTYENREQIQQVHKYKSCEGNVEFIIIGRIIKNNFKYYLIGTIYYSKDKNNWFNDVNSFMECWKESVLNNRISSIIQADRITGLPNRYLFKDIVSGILEKSIENNTRTAMIVVNLDNFKYVNDSFGHDFGDLLLKEVSYNLLAAIDGEILMSRYSGDTFLIFKSNIVDIQEVLELCDVIAKSLENPNVVQEKKIYLTASIGVSLSPDHGIDYNTLLKNADAAMYEAKKNGKNECNFFDHNISIELNRIYSLQKGLRTALQNNEFYVMFQPKVALDDSKVNGFEALARWESAEFGLVSPVEFIPIAENSKMIIPIGSFVLEEVFKKIKYLLNEGNDNFKIAVNLSEMQLREDVVVSEFKNLIKKYRINPKYIEVEITESVLMKSFNKNVEILEEIRKLGVSIALDDFGTGYSSLNYLTKLPIDVLKIDRSFVIDLMDNPKSKCIVENIINLSHQLGIEVVAEGVEDKGQVEYLRAILCDVVQGYYFSKPRMFNQIINIIGKEIS, encoded by the coding sequence GTGAAGGATTGTATTGATATGATTATGACAGAACTTGAGTTAAATTATAGTAATATTATTAATCTTGATAGCGATTCGGGGATAAATATCATTTGGGATCCATCAGAAGCTAAGTTAATAGTTGATGAGAAAATAGTTGATATTATATATGAATTTGATATTGAGAATTATGAATTAGAGCAGCTATTAAAGTATATTAATGAAGATGATAAAGAAAATGTTTTAAATTTCTTTACTCAAGATCTAGAGAAAACTTATGAAAACAGAGAACAAATTCAACAAGTACACAAATATAAAAGTTGTGAAGGAAATGTTGAATTTATTATTATCGGTAGAATAATTAAAAATAACTTCAAATATTATTTGATAGGGACAATCTATTATTCAAAGGATAAAAACAATTGGTTTAATGACGTAAATTCATTTATGGAATGTTGGAAGGAATCTGTTTTAAATAATAGAATAAGTTCAATTATTCAAGCTGATAGAATAACGGGCTTACCTAACAGATATTTATTTAAAGATATTGTGTCAGGTATATTGGAAAAGAGTATTGAAAATAATACAAGAACAGCAATGATAGTTGTCAATTTAGATAACTTTAAATATGTAAATGATTCTTTTGGACATGATTTTGGGGATTTGCTTTTAAAAGAAGTTAGTTATAATTTATTGGCAGCAATTGATGGAGAAATATTGATGTCAAGATATAGTGGAGATACATTTTTAATTTTTAAATCAAATATAGTAGACATTCAAGAAGTATTAGAGCTATGTGATGTTATAGCCAAATCCTTGGAAAATCCTAATGTTGTGCAAGAAAAGAAGATTTATTTAACTGCAAGTATTGGAGTCTCTCTATCACCAGATCATGGTATAGATTATAATACATTGCTTAAAAATGCTGATGCAGCGATGTATGAAGCTAAAAAGAATGGAAAAAATGAATGCAATTTTTTTGATCATAATATTTCAATTGAATTAAATAGAATATATAGCTTACAAAAGGGTTTGAGAACCGCATTACAAAATAATGAGTTTTATGTTATGTTCCAACCTAAGGTGGCCTTGGACGATTCTAAAGTAAATGGCTTCGAGGCATTAGCAAGATGGGAGAGTGCAGAATTTGGATTGGTAAGTCCAGTAGAATTTATTCCTATTGCAGAAAATTCAAAAATGATAATTCCTATTGGAAGTTTTGTTTTGGAGGAAGTCTTTAAAAAAATCAAATATCTTTTGAATGAAGGTAATGATAATTTCAAAATTGCAGTTAATTTATCAGAAATGCAGCTTAGAGAAGATGTAGTTGTGTCAGAGTTTAAAAATTTAATTAAGAAATATAGAATTAACCCAAAATACATTGAAGTAGAAATTACAGAAAGTGTACTTATGAAATCTTTTAATAAAAATGTAGAAATCTTGGAAGAGATTAGAAAGCTAGGCGTAAGTATAGCACTAGATGATTTTGGAACTGGATATTCTTCTTTGAATTACTTAACTAAGTTACCGATAGATGTGCTGAAAATTGATAGAAGTTTTGTAATTGATCTTATGGATAATCCTAAAAGTAAATGTATAGTTGAAAATATAATTAACTTGTCACATCAATTAGGTATAGAAGTTGTGGCAGAAGGTGTTGAAGATAAAGGACAGGTTGAATATTTAAGAGCAATATTATGTGATGTTGTTCAAGGATATTATTTTAGTAAACCCAGAATGTTTAATCAGATAATAAATATAATTGGGAAAGAAATTTCATAA
- a CDS encoding DUF4250 domain-containing protein, with translation MTRDSIASMDSNILLSIINMKLRDQYSSLNLLCDDLDIIEEDIKRKLGNIGYFYVEGENQFK, from the coding sequence ATGACAAGAGATTCTATAGCCAGTATGGATTCTAATATACTATTAAGTATAATAAATATGAAGTTACGAGATCAATATTCTTCTTTGAATTTACTTTGCGATGATTTAGACATTATTGAGGAAGATATAAAAAGAAAATTAGGAAATATTGGATACTTTTATGTTGAAGGCGAAAATCAGTTTAAATAG
- a CDS encoding tRNA 2-thiocytidine(32) synthetase TtcA, protein MSTIAGEGCPRIIPEGEKKPLKDIERSILKTYRKHIWAKFIRAVKDYKLIEEGDKIAIGISGGKDSMLMAKLFQELQRHGQVNFEIVFLAMDPGYHPDIKKLLIENCEHLNIPIHIYESGIFDVVDKMAKDYPCYLCARMRRGSLYAKAQEFGCNKLALGHHYNDVIETTMLNILYSGNFKTMLPKLKAKNFENLELIRPMYYIEEDYIKKFINNSGIWPLNCACMVAAERIGNKRYEIKDLIKELKKNFDGVEKSIFRAAENVSMDSILGWQKGENKYSYLDFYDEE, encoded by the coding sequence ATGAGTACAATTGCAGGGGAAGGCTGTCCAAGAATTATCCCAGAAGGAGAAAAAAAGCCATTAAAAGATATTGAAAGAAGTATCCTTAAAACTTATAGAAAACACATATGGGCAAAATTTATTCGAGCAGTTAAAGATTATAAATTAATTGAAGAAGGAGATAAAATTGCTATAGGTATATCTGGTGGTAAAGATAGTATGTTAATGGCAAAATTATTTCAGGAACTACAGAGGCATGGTCAGGTGAATTTTGAAATTGTCTTTTTGGCTATGGATCCAGGATATCATCCTGATATAAAGAAATTATTAATAGAAAATTGTGAACACTTAAATATTCCTATACATATATATGAGTCAGGTATTTTTGATGTGGTTGATAAAATGGCGAAGGATTATCCATGCTATTTATGCGCAAGAATGAGACGAGGATCACTTTATGCAAAGGCACAAGAATTTGGATGTAATAAACTTGCTTTAGGTCACCATTATAATGATGTGATTGAAACAACAATGTTAAATATACTTTATTCAGGAAATTTTAAAACAATGCTACCAAAATTGAAAGCAAAGAATTTTGAAAATTTAGAATTAATTAGACCTATGTATTATATAGAGGAAGATTACATAAAGAAATTTATAAACAATAGTGGTATATGGCCATTGAATTGTGCGTGTATGGTTGCAGCTGAAAGAATAGGTAATAAAAGATATGAGATAAAAGATTTGATTAAAGAACTGAAGAAAAATTTTGATGGAGTAGAAAAATCAATATTTAGGGCCGCAGAAAATGTTAGTATGGATTCAATTTTAGGATGGCAAAAGGGTGAAAATAAATACTCTTATTTAGACTTTTATGATGAAGAATAA
- a CDS encoding ECF transporter S component, whose product MERINVKPKLSVRQITMIGMLSAISIFLGVTGLGFIPIPPVKATIMHIPVIIGAIVEGPIVGAFVGLVFGLFSMYQELTTMLPTGFMFLNPIIAIVPRILIGISAYYIYVFFKNKFNKPGISIGIASLCATLVNTIGVLGFTYIIYAERFANVIGVDPSTIGYVILFTIGIPNGIPEAIVSMLLCIPIILTVLKIKK is encoded by the coding sequence ATGGAAAGAATTAATGTAAAACCCAAACTATCGGTTAGACAGATAACTATGATTGGTATGTTATCTGCAATTTCTATTTTCTTAGGAGTAACAGGCTTAGGTTTTATTCCTATCCCACCTGTAAAAGCTACAATTATGCACATTCCAGTGATAATTGGTGCAATTGTTGAAGGCCCAATTGTAGGTGCCTTTGTTGGATTAGTTTTCGGATTATTTTCAATGTATCAAGAACTCACTACAATGCTACCAACAGGATTTATGTTTTTAAATCCCATAATTGCAATAGTACCAAGAATTTTAATTGGAATTTCAGCATATTATATTTACGTTTTCTTTAAAAATAAATTTAATAAACCTGGTATTAGTATTGGAATAGCATCTTTATGTGCAACTTTAGTTAATACGATTGGTGTTTTAGGCTTCACTTACATTATATATGCTGAGAGATTTGCGAATGTTATTGGAGTTGATCCTAGTACAATAGGTTATGTGATTTTATTTACAATTGGAATTCCAAACGGAATACCAGAAGCTATAGTAAGTATGTTATTATGTATTCCTATTATACTTACGGTTTTAAAAATAAAAAAATAA
- a CDS encoding P1 family peptidase: protein MKEIKFCDIDGIKLGHAENKEGGTGCSVVICEQGATGGVDVRGGAPGTRETDLLNPMEMVDKIHAVVLSGGSAFGLDASGGVMQYLEGNDIGFDVTVAKVPIVCQAVLFDLSFGDPKVRPDKEMGFKACLNSENYKDNINGNIGAGYGATIGKFLGTDYSMKGGLGTYAIKVGNLEVGAIVAVNCLGDVIDPSNLNIIAGAYDHENNEFLNTERLIIENLENPKNPFKGNTTIGIIVTNADFTKAEANKVASMAHNGYGRTMRPAHTMFDGDTIFTMSTNKVIADVTTVGMLAATVMEKAIIRGVKSAQGLFNIPSCSDINK, encoded by the coding sequence ATGAAAGAAATTAAATTTTGTGATATAGATGGAATAAAACTTGGTCATGCTGAAAATAAAGAAGGCGGAACTGGCTGCTCAGTAGTTATATGTGAACAAGGAGCAACAGGAGGTGTTGACGTTCGTGGAGGAGCCCCTGGTACTCGAGAAACTGATTTATTAAATCCAATGGAAATGGTCGATAAAATCCATGCCGTAGTCTTATCTGGCGGAAGTGCTTTTGGACTAGATGCCTCAGGTGGAGTAATGCAATATTTAGAAGGTAATGATATCGGATTTGATGTAACAGTTGCCAAAGTTCCAATTGTATGTCAAGCGGTATTATTTGATTTAAGTTTTGGTGATCCTAAAGTAAGACCAGATAAAGAAATGGGCTTCAAAGCATGCTTAAACTCAGAAAATTATAAGGATAATATAAATGGAAATATTGGTGCTGGATATGGTGCTACAATTGGTAAATTTCTTGGTACAGACTATTCCATGAAGGGTGGACTAGGCACCTATGCAATAAAAGTTGGTAACCTTGAAGTTGGTGCCATCGTTGCTGTAAATTGTCTTGGTGATGTAATTGATCCTTCAAACTTAAATATAATTGCTGGCGCATATGATCATGAAAATAATGAATTTCTAAATACTGAAAGATTAATAATAGAAAATCTCGAAAATCCTAAAAATCCTTTTAAAGGAAATACAACAATAGGCATTATAGTAACTAATGCAGATTTTACAAAAGCTGAAGCAAACAAAGTAGCTTCTATGGCTCACAATGGCTATGGAAGAACTATGCGACCAGCTCATACAATGTTTGATGGAGATACAATCTTCACAATGTCTACAAATAAAGTTATTGCAGATGTTACAACTGTAGGAATGTTGGCTGCAACTGTTATGGAAAAAGCTATTATACGTGGTGTTAAATCTGCACAAGGATTATTTAACATTCCTAGTTGCTCAGATATAAACAAATAG